From a region of the Streptomyces sp. NBC_00193 genome:
- a CDS encoding response regulator transcription factor, which translates to MRENGKIKVFLLDDHEVVRRGVHELLSMESDIEVVGEAGTAADALVRIPATRPDVAVLDVRLPDGSGVEVCREVRSQNEDIKCLMLTSFADDEALFDAIMAGASGYVLKAIRGNELLNAVRDVAAGKSLLDPVATARVLERLRDGKNGKGDDRLSNLTEQERKILDLIGEGLTNRVIGERLHLAEKTIKNYVSSLLSKLGMERRSQAAAYVARLQAEKRN; encoded by the coding sequence GTGCGCGAAAACGGAAAAATCAAGGTATTCCTCCTGGACGACCACGAAGTGGTACGTCGGGGTGTTCACGAGCTGCTGTCGATGGAATCGGACATCGAGGTCGTGGGTGAGGCCGGTACGGCCGCCGACGCACTGGTCCGGATCCCCGCCACCCGCCCCGACGTGGCCGTTCTCGACGTCCGCCTCCCGGACGGCAGCGGTGTGGAGGTGTGCCGCGAGGTGCGCTCCCAGAACGAGGACATCAAGTGCCTGATGCTGACCTCGTTCGCCGACGACGAGGCGCTGTTCGACGCGATCATGGCCGGTGCCTCGGGCTACGTGCTCAAGGCGATCCGCGGAAACGAGCTGCTCAACGCGGTGCGTGACGTGGCGGCCGGCAAGTCCCTGCTGGACCCCGTCGCCACGGCCCGGGTGCTGGAGCGGCTGCGCGACGGCAAGAACGGCAAGGGCGACGACCGGCTCTCCAACCTCACCGAGCAGGAGCGCAAGATCCTCGACCTGATCGGCGAGGGCCTGACGAACCGCGTGATCGGCGAGCGGCTGCACCTGGCCGAGAAGACGATCAAGAACTACGTCTCCAGCCTGCTGTCGAAGCTCGGCATGGAGCGCCGGTCCCAGGCCGCCGCGTACGTGGCCCGCCTGCAGGCCGAGAAGCGGAACTAG
- a CDS encoding alpha-ketoacid dehydrogenase subunit beta — MAVQKLTIAKALNDSLRKAMEEDPKVLIMGEDVGKLGGVFRITDGLQKDFGEERVIDTPLAESGIVGTAIGLALRGYRPVVEIQFDGFVFPAYDQIVTQLAKMHARSLGTIKMPVVIRIPYAGGIGAVEHHSESPETLFAHVPGLKVVSPSNASDAYWMLQQAILSDDPVIFFEPKRRYWDKGEVDVEAIPDALHGSRVARTGTDVTLAAYGPMVKVCLQAAEAAAEEGKSVEVVDLRSMSPVDFDGIQASVEKTRRLVVVHEAPVFLGMGSEIAARITERCFYHLEAPVLRVGGYHAPYPPARLEDEYLPGLDRVLDAVDRSLAY, encoded by the coding sequence ATGGCCGTACAGAAGCTCACCATCGCCAAGGCGCTCAACGACTCCTTGCGCAAGGCCATGGAAGAGGACCCCAAGGTCCTGATCATGGGCGAGGACGTCGGCAAGCTCGGCGGCGTCTTCCGCATCACCGACGGACTCCAGAAGGACTTCGGCGAGGAGCGGGTCATCGACACCCCGCTCGCCGAGTCGGGCATCGTCGGCACCGCCATCGGCCTGGCCCTGCGCGGGTACCGGCCCGTCGTGGAGATCCAGTTCGACGGGTTCGTCTTCCCCGCGTACGACCAGATCGTCACGCAGCTCGCCAAGATGCACGCGCGCTCGCTCGGCACCATCAAGATGCCGGTCGTCATCCGCATCCCCTACGCGGGCGGCATCGGCGCGGTCGAGCACCACTCGGAGTCCCCGGAGACGCTGTTCGCGCACGTCCCGGGCCTGAAGGTGGTCTCGCCGTCCAACGCGAGCGACGCCTACTGGATGCTCCAGCAGGCCATCCTCAGCGACGACCCGGTCATCTTCTTCGAGCCGAAGCGCCGCTACTGGGACAAGGGCGAGGTCGACGTCGAGGCCATCCCCGACGCGCTGCACGGCTCCCGGGTGGCCCGTACGGGCACCGACGTCACCCTGGCGGCCTACGGGCCCATGGTGAAGGTCTGCCTGCAGGCGGCCGAGGCCGCTGCCGAGGAGGGCAAGTCGGTGGAGGTCGTCGACCTGCGCTCGATGTCCCCGGTCGACTTCGACGGGATCCAGGCGTCGGTGGAGAAGACCCGCCGGCTCGTGGTGGTCCACGAGGCGCCGGTGTTCCTCGGTATGGGTTCGGAGATCGCCGCTCGCATCACGGAGCGGTGCTTCTACCACCTGGAGGCGCCCGTGCTGCGCGTGGGCGGCTACCACGCCCCGTACCCGCCGGCCCGCCTGGAGGACGAGTACCTGCCGGGCCTGGACAGGGTGCTCGACGCAGTCGACCGCTCGCTGGCGTACTGA
- a CDS encoding pyridoxamine 5'-phosphate oxidase family protein: MSPEELHAIELLRRVPYGRAATSMRALPFLAVARHIVVNGKVILRMHSGFGYHQACNGSVVAYGADNFNSGESHLWSVQFTGTANLIEPTTAELELFGPGPHFVDGAVFDPVYMRIEPHLVTVHTLAGNLDRQYQHAL; the protein is encoded by the coding sequence ATGTCCCCAGAGGAACTCCACGCCATCGAACTGCTGCGCCGCGTGCCGTACGGCCGAGCCGCCACCAGCATGCGCGCGCTGCCCTTCCTCGCCGTCGCGCGCCACATCGTGGTGAACGGCAAGGTCATCCTGAGAATGCATTCCGGTTTCGGCTACCACCAGGCCTGCAACGGCAGCGTGGTCGCCTACGGAGCCGACAACTTCAATTCCGGCGAGTCACACCTGTGGTCGGTGCAGTTCACCGGCACCGCGAACCTCATCGAACCCACCACCGCCGAACTGGAACTGTTCGGACCCGGTCCGCACTTCGTGGACGGCGCGGTCTTCGACCCCGTCTACATGCGGATCGAGCCGCACCTCGTCACCGTCCACACCCTCGCGGGCAACCTCGACCGGCAGTACCAGCACGCGCTCTGA
- the pdhA gene encoding pyruvate dehydrogenase (acetyl-transferring) E1 component subunit alpha, which translates to MTVESTAARKPRRSGTKRPAAANAAKPAAATAKTHDAEPQLVQLLTPEGVRVDVAENPDVAEFAPFVADITTDDLRGFYRDMVMTRRFDGEATALQRQGELGLWASLLGQEAAQIGSGRALRDDDYVFPTYREHGVAWCRGVDPTNLLGMFRGVNHGGWDPTTNNFHLYTIVIGSQTLHATGYAMGVAKDGADSAVIAYFGDGASSQGDVMEAFNFSAVYNSPVVFFCQNNQWAISEPTERQMRVPLYQRAQGFGFPGVRVDGNDVLACLAVTRWALERARRGEGPTLVEAFTYRMGAHTTSDDPTKYRRDEETAAWEAKDPILRLKAHLLATGGADEAYFEQLEVESEALGKRVREVVRTMPDPDTMAIFENVYADGHALVDEERAQFAAYLASFEGGE; encoded by the coding sequence GTGACCGTGGAGAGCACTGCCGCGCGCAAGCCGCGCCGCAGCGGCACCAAGCGGCCGGCCGCGGCAAACGCCGCCAAGCCCGCCGCTGCCACCGCGAAGACGCATGACGCGGAGCCTCAGCTCGTACAACTGCTGACGCCCGAGGGGGTGCGCGTCGACGTCGCGGAGAATCCCGACGTCGCGGAATTCGCGCCCTTCGTCGCCGACATCACCACCGATGACCTGCGCGGTTTCTACCGCGACATGGTCATGACCCGCCGCTTCGACGGCGAGGCGACCGCCCTCCAGCGCCAGGGCGAGCTGGGCCTGTGGGCCTCGCTGCTCGGCCAGGAGGCCGCCCAGATCGGCTCCGGCCGGGCCCTGCGCGACGACGACTACGTCTTCCCGACGTACCGCGAGCACGGCGTGGCCTGGTGCCGCGGGGTCGACCCGACCAACCTGCTCGGCATGTTCCGCGGTGTGAACCACGGGGGCTGGGACCCGACCACCAACAACTTCCACCTGTACACGATCGTCATCGGCTCCCAGACGCTGCACGCGACCGGGTACGCGATGGGCGTGGCCAAGGACGGGGCCGACTCGGCCGTCATCGCCTACTTCGGCGACGGCGCGTCCAGCCAGGGCGACGTCATGGAGGCCTTCAACTTCTCCGCCGTCTACAACTCGCCCGTGGTGTTCTTCTGCCAGAACAACCAGTGGGCGATCTCCGAGCCCACCGAGCGCCAGATGCGCGTGCCGCTCTACCAGCGCGCGCAGGGCTTCGGCTTCCCGGGCGTCCGGGTGGACGGCAACGACGTACTGGCCTGCCTCGCGGTGACCCGCTGGGCACTGGAGCGGGCCCGCCGGGGAGAGGGACCCACCCTGGTGGAGGCCTTCACGTACCGGATGGGTGCGCACACCACCTCCGACGACCCGACGAAGTACCGGCGCGACGAGGAGACGGCGGCCTGGGAGGCCAAGGACCCGATCCTGCGCCTGAAGGCCCACCTGCTGGCCACCGGAGGCGCCGACGAGGCGTACTTCGAGCAGCTGGAGGTCGAGAGCGAGGCGCTGGGCAAGCGGGTGCGCGAGGTCGTGCGCACGATGCCCGACCCCGACACGATGGCGATCTTCGAGAACGTCTACGCGGACGGGCACGCGCTCGTCGACGAGGAGCGCGCGCAGTTCGCCGCCTACCTCGCGTCCTTCGAAGGCGGGGAGTGA
- a CDS encoding protein kinase, whose translation MAPEPEGSGAGMAEGPEHWGAGGLVGDGRYRLTHRLGRGGMAEVFAAEDVRLGRTVAVKLLRPDLAEDPVSKARFTREAQSVAGLNHHAVVAVYDSGEDRVGPNVVPYIVMELVEGRTIRDLLISAEAPGPDQALIITSGVLEALAYSHQHGIVHRDIKPANVIITDTGAVKVMDFGIARALHGAQSTMTQTGMVMGTPQYLSPEQALGKAVDHRSDLYATGCLLYELLSLRPPFTGETPLSVVYQHVQDAPIPPSQLPEGGNIPQELDGLVMRSLAKDPDDRFQSAEEMRGLVQYALQMLHDQGANTGTWNTGPVTMALPHGRGPAQTTAMATPGQGQPQYGSHSNTSQFQQPMVPPLNPDDGSAYPGGGGNGHGQGGNGGYDGYDDRSGGGKWKLWLFAVLAVLAVAGGVAYAVDNFGGKKEGGTGPTPPASSVSSSGGASPESPAPETSSSKSAPESSYSYSPPTTRSKSPSPSYSYSPSPSATPTPSPSPTPTPSPSPSTSKSTSPSPSKTPEGNGIGDDGE comes from the coding sequence ATGGCACCCGAACCCGAGGGAAGCGGCGCCGGGATGGCAGAGGGTCCTGAGCACTGGGGCGCGGGCGGCCTGGTGGGTGACGGCCGTTACCGGCTGACCCACCGTCTGGGCCGGGGCGGCATGGCCGAGGTCTTCGCCGCGGAGGACGTCCGGCTGGGCCGGACCGTCGCCGTCAAGCTGCTGCGCCCCGACCTGGCCGAGGACCCGGTGTCCAAGGCCCGCTTCACGCGCGAGGCGCAGTCGGTCGCCGGCCTCAACCACCATGCCGTGGTCGCCGTGTACGACTCGGGCGAGGACCGGGTCGGCCCGAACGTCGTCCCCTACATCGTCATGGAACTGGTCGAGGGCCGCACCATCCGCGACCTGCTGATCAGCGCCGAGGCCCCGGGCCCCGACCAGGCGCTGATCATCACCTCCGGCGTGCTCGAAGCGCTCGCGTACTCGCACCAGCACGGCATCGTGCACCGTGACATCAAGCCCGCCAACGTGATCATCACGGACACCGGCGCGGTCAAGGTGATGGACTTCGGCATCGCGCGCGCCCTGCACGGCGCGCAGTCGACGATGACCCAGACCGGCATGGTCATGGGCACGCCGCAGTACCTCTCGCCCGAACAGGCCCTCGGCAAGGCCGTGGACCACCGCTCCGACCTGTACGCGACGGGCTGCCTGCTCTACGAACTCCTCTCGCTGCGTCCGCCGTTCACCGGGGAGACCCCGCTGTCGGTGGTCTACCAGCACGTGCAGGACGCGCCGATCCCGCCCTCGCAGCTGCCGGAGGGCGGCAACATCCCGCAGGAGCTCGACGGGCTCGTCATGCGCTCCCTCGCCAAGGACCCGGACGACCGGTTCCAGAGCGCCGAGGAGATGCGCGGGCTGGTCCAGTACGCCCTGCAGATGCTGCACGACCAGGGAGCCAACACCGGCACCTGGAACACCGGCCCGGTCACCATGGCGCTGCCGCACGGGCGCGGCCCGGCGCAGACCACCGCAATGGCGACGCCCGGCCAGGGGCAGCCGCAGTACGGCTCGCACTCCAACACCTCGCAGTTCCAGCAGCCGATGGTGCCGCCGCTGAACCCGGACGACGGCTCCGCCTACCCCGGCGGGGGCGGCAACGGCCACGGCCAGGGCGGGAACGGCGGCTACGACGGGTACGACGACCGCTCCGGCGGCGGCAAGTGGAAGCTGTGGCTGTTCGCGGTCCTCGCCGTCCTCGCGGTCGCGGGCGGCGTGGCGTACGCGGTCGACAACTTCGGCGGCAAGAAGGAGGGCGGCACGGGCCCGACCCCGCCGGCGAGCTCCGTGTCCTCCTCGGGCGGTGCGTCGCCCGAGAGCCCGGCGCCGGAGACCTCGTCGTCCAAGTCGGCGCCGGAGAGCTCGTACTCCTACTCGCCGCCCACGACCCGCAGCAAGTCGCCGTCGCCGAGCTACTCGTACTCGCCGTCGCCGTCGGCCACGCCGACCCCCTCGCCGTCGCCCACTCCGACCCCGTCGCCCTCGCCGAGCACGTCGAAGTCGACGTCGCCGAGCCCGTCGAAGACGCCCGAGGGTAACGGCATCGGGGACGACGGAGAGTAG